In Stieleria varia, one genomic interval encodes:
- a CDS encoding DUF547 domain-containing protein — MKKNGYYGPFFWLALISFAVPFVVAAKAFHEVKLTTRPSISADPSGVDHNLWDYLLKSYVDGGLVDYDAMSRDYLFRTYLRQLSEAEPQNLTTATDQLALLCNAYNAFVIDGVIRHKIADSVMNFQQDELGFFDIKEHLFAGKTLSLNQIEHELIRKRFREPRIHVALVCAARDCPSIRREAYTGRRLGTQLQDQSVLFANTPKYVHYDESTNTVQLSPLLDWYGDDWSTAGGYLAWLSGLTEDQNLKQKLIHANLGSVDVVFMDYDWSLNGQGVTQSAGKADTPKASFGSGTVPNQ; from the coding sequence GTGAAGAAGAACGGATACTATGGTCCATTTTTTTGGCTTGCACTCATCTCCTTCGCCGTTCCCTTCGTGGTCGCTGCCAAGGCGTTCCACGAGGTCAAGTTAACGACCCGTCCCAGCATCTCTGCCGACCCCTCAGGAGTGGACCACAATCTGTGGGATTACCTGCTGAAATCATACGTCGACGGAGGACTGGTCGACTATGACGCGATGTCGCGTGACTATCTCTTCAGAACCTATCTCCGACAGCTCTCCGAGGCTGAGCCACAAAACTTGACAACCGCGACCGACCAACTCGCGCTGCTCTGCAACGCCTACAATGCGTTTGTCATCGACGGCGTCATCCGCCACAAGATTGCCGATTCGGTGATGAACTTCCAACAAGACGAACTGGGGTTCTTTGACATCAAAGAGCATCTATTTGCGGGAAAGACACTCAGCTTGAACCAGATCGAACACGAGCTGATCCGCAAGCGGTTTCGAGAGCCTCGGATACATGTCGCATTGGTCTGCGCCGCACGTGATTGCCCATCCATCCGACGAGAGGCATACACCGGCCGCCGTCTGGGCACGCAACTCCAAGACCAAAGCGTCTTATTTGCCAACACACCCAAGTACGTTCATTACGATGAGTCCACAAATACGGTGCAATTGAGTCCGCTGCTCGATTGGTACGGAGACGATTGGAGTACCGCCGGCGGCTATTTAGCTTGGCTTTCTGGATTGACCGAGGATCAGAACTTGAAACAGAAACTCATCCACGCGAACCTTGGGTCGGTCGATGTTGTGTTCATGGATTACGACTGGTCGCTCAACGGTCAAGGAGTAACGCAATCTGCTGGAAAAGCCGACACCCCCAAGGCCTCCTTCGGTTCTGGTACGGTTCCCAATCAATAA